A genomic segment from Triticum dicoccoides isolate Atlit2015 ecotype Zavitan chromosome 1A, WEW_v2.0, whole genome shotgun sequence encodes:
- the LOC119281004 gene encoding uncharacterized protein LOC119281004: MEEQKPSNSRFTPPLYDPRVSTNFDHLHIHPSHSSPELVVRIACTAPMDSIKINLAVDRSRNRVLFADAGSNLVDVLLSFLTLPLSAIQFCVALSPGCLSNLCNSVRRLAGGKLLKVEACHGMLLTPSTAHEFGGRHRYNLSFTHDAFVNNQPNLKVNGNLCSCWKVMDRLVRAYSGAGSSPGKFVRCKERFVISDGWTITPACTSLIHRFSCESEAAFPGFEEVEVCVSWPKVISMLKASLSSDTIFTDVFLPTGTGGQDARATVKPSMNQKIVATPSEDPGASSEFKTKFFYDAKEKKVMYAECKHDFVDLLLGFLAYPLGCVIKNMNDSGLASPLGTGGMANLYASVVELDAAGFIAGGYPAETLLDPPLSPFCRHPDCSTPKRDAVEPKNFMGLVSYSSCVGCCYELVEDRKYVVDDDLLMHQASAMSVAKHWRGRDKANVVEMDINITKQEAVVLLRAMLTSKTPLTDVFIGRLEEHST; the protein is encoded by the exons ATGGAGGAACAAAAGCCCTCAAATTCGCGCTTTACTCCTCCCCTGTAcgatcccagagtctccacaaattTCGACCACCTGCATATCCATCCATCCCACAGTTCCCCTGAACTAGTAGTACGAATAGCCTGCACTGCACCCATGGATTCCATCAAGATTAACCTCGCCGTCGACAGGTCGCGCAACCGCGTGCTGTTCGCCGACGCGGGCTCCAACTTGGTCGACGTCCTCCTCAGCTTCCTCACGCTTCCGCTGTCCGCGATCCAGTTCTGCGTGGCGCTGTCGCCGGGATGCCTCTCCAACCTCTGCAACAGCGTCAGACGCCTCGCGGGAGGCAAGCTGCTCAAGGTTGAGGCCTGCCATGGCATGCTTCTCACGCCGTCGACCGCCCATGAgtttggtggccggcaccg GTACAATCTTAGCTTCACCCACGATGCGTTCGTCAATAACCAGCCGAACCTGAAGGTGAACGGCAATCTCTGTAGCTGTTGGAAAGTCATGGACAGACTTGTGCGTGCGTACAGCGGAGCAGGCTCTTCGCCTGGTAAGTTCGTGAGGTGTAAAGAACGGTTTGTGATCAGCGATGGCTGGACGATCACACCGGCATGCACTTCGCTGATTCACAGGTTCAGCTGTGAATCCGAGGCCGCCTTCCCCGGGTTTGAGGAGGTGGAAGTGTGTGTCAGCTGGCCCAAG GTTATATCCATGCTGAAGGCTTCTCTGTCGTCGGATACCATATTCACCGATGTTTTTCTACCCACGGGAACCGGTGGTCAGGACGCTCGTGCCACCGTGAAACCGAGCATGAACCAAAAAATCGTAGCAACTCCCAGTGAAGACCCGGGAGCTTCATCAGAATTTAAGACCAAGTTTTTCTACGACGCCAAGGAGAAGAAGGTCATGTATGCTGAATGCAAGCACGATTTCGTGGACCTGCTTCTCGGTTTCTTGGCTTACCCACTGGGCTGTGTGATCAAGAACATGAACGACAGTGGCCTCGCCTCTCCTCTCGGCACCGGCGGCATGGCCAATCTGTACGCCAGCGTCGTCGAGCTCGACGCAGCAGGCTTCATAGCAGGCGGATACCCCGCTGAGACGTTGCTGGATCCGCCCCTTAGCCCGTTCTGCAGGCACCCTGACTGCTCCACTCCCAAAAGAGACGCCGTGGAACCAAAGAACTTCATGGGTCTGGTATCCTACAGCTCGTGTGTTGGCTGTTGTTATGAGCTTGTCGAAGACCGAAAGTACGTGGTGGACGATGATCTGCTCATGCACCAGGCCTCTGCGATGTCTGTGGCGAAGCACTGGCGTGGCAGAGACAAGGCTAACGTGGTGGAGATGGACATCAACATCACGAAACAAGAG GCTGTTGTGCTGCTGCGGGCCATGCTTACCTCCAAGACACCGCTGACAGACGTGTTCATCGGTAGGCTGGAGGAACATTCAACTTGA
- the LOC119281016 gene encoding fructose-1,6-bisphosphatase, cytosolic-like → MDHAADAQRTDLMTITRHALNEQGRHPESRGDFTILLSHIVLGCKFVASAVNKAGLAKLIGLAGETNVQGEEQKKLDVLSNEVFVKALVSSGRTCVLVSEENEAAIFVDAPLRGKYCVCFDPLDGSSNIDCGVSIGTIFGIYMIKDKDNATLEDVLQPGTNMIAAGYCMYGSSCTLVLSTGNGVNGFTLDPSLGEFILTHPNIKIPNKGKIYSVNEGNARNWDAPTAKYVERCKFPQDGSSPKSLRYIGSMVADVHRTLLYGGIFLYPADKKSPNGKLRVLYEVFPMSFLMEQAGGQSFTGKQRALEIVPYEIHQRSPIFLGSYDDVEEIKSLYASESSTA, encoded by the exons ATGGACCACGCGGCGGATGCGCAGCGGACGGACCTGATGACGATCACGCGGCACGCGCTGAACGAGCAGGGGCGGCACCCGGAGTCCCGGGGCGACTTCACCATCCTCCTCTCCCACATCGTCCTCGGCTGCAAGTTCGTCGCCTCCGCCGTCAACAAGGCCGGCCTCGCCAAGCTCATCGGCCTCGCCGGGGAGACCAACGTCCAG GGGGAGGAGCAGAAGAAGCTGGACGTGCTCTCCAACGAGGTCTTTGTCAAGGCGCTCGTCAGCAGCGGCCGCACC TGCGTTCTCGTGTCTGAAGAGAACGAGGCGGCCATCTTCGTCGACGCGCCCCTCCGCGGAAAGTACTGCGTGTGCTTCGATCCGCTGGACGGCTCCTCCAACATCGACTGCGGCGTCTCCATCGGGACC ATCTTCGGGATCTACATGATCAAAGACAAGGACAACGCTACTCTCGAGGATGTACTGCAACCCGGGACTAACATGATTGCTGCTGGCTACTGCATGTATGGGAGTTCATGCACG CTCGTGTTAAGCACTGGAAACGGTGTAAATGGTTTCACTCTTGATCCTTCCCTCGGGGAGTTCATACTAACTCATCCCAACATAAAG ATACCAAACAAAGGGAAGATCTACTCGGTGAACGAAGGGAATGCCAGAAACTGGGACGCGCCTACAGCCAA GTACGTTGAGAGATGCAAGTTTCCCCAAGACGGCTCATCGCCAAAATCCCTGAGATACATTGGAAG TATGGTTGCTGATGTTCACCGCACCCTGCTCTACGGAGGCATATTTCTGTACCCCGCGGACAAGAAGAGCCCCAACGGAAAACTCCG TGTTCTGTACGAGGTTTTCCCCATGTCGTTCCTCATGGAGCAAGCCGGAGGCCAGTCTTTCACCGGCAAACAGCGG GCCCTTGAAATCGTTCCTTATGAGATACACCAGAGGTCTCCGATATTCCTCGGGAGCTACGATGATGTGGAGGAGATTAAATCGCTGTACGCTTCGGAGTCGAGCACCGCCTGA